In one window of Nocardia brasiliensis DNA:
- a CDS encoding cobalamin biosynthesis protein: MSELVVGLGLRPGTPADLIVRVVREIVGENTINCLATLDRRAAEASVRAAAAELGVPIRAFTATELAKVTVPNPTSRTATAIGTPSVAEAAALLAAGTPLPLLLPKHTTTGLVLAIAEADIHTSFRDPHQF; this comes from the coding sequence ATGAGTGAACTGGTGGTCGGCCTCGGTCTACGTCCCGGCACTCCCGCCGACCTCATCGTGCGGGTGGTGCGGGAGATAGTGGGCGAGAACACGATCAACTGCTTGGCAACACTGGATCGGCGAGCGGCAGAAGCCAGCGTGCGAGCAGCGGCCGCCGAGTTGGGCGTGCCGATCCGCGCGTTCACGGCGACAGAACTCGCCAAAGTAACCGTACCGAACCCTACGTCGCGCACCGCCACCGCGATCGGCACCCCAAGCGTCGCCGAAGCCGCAGCCCTCCTGGCCGCAGGCACCCCCCTCCCCCTCCTCCTCCCGAAACACACCACCACCGGCCTAGTCCTCGCCATAGCCGAAGCTGACATCCACACCAGTTTCAGGGATCCACACCAGTTCTAG
- a CDS encoding cobyrinate a,c-diamide synthase gives MGGVPAVVVAAPASGSGKTTVATGLIGALGRAGHKVAPFKVGPDYIDPGYHGLAAGRPGRNLDPVLVGAERVVPLYQHGARGCDLAVVEGVMGLFDGRIDEHHAGPVAEGSTAQVAGLLGAPVILVVDARGHSQSLAALLHGFATFDSGIRLGGVILNRVGSERHDQVLRAACDRVGLPVLGSLPRMTELEVPSRHLGLIPAVEHGSAATAAVSAMTDLVAAHLDLPAIAALARSTVTGAAWAPEVVVAQVRAGGSAVGGRGAGGASEVVVARAGAGGSAVGGGRADGASEVVVAQVRAGGSAVGGRGADGASEVVVARAGAGDSEVGGRGADGASEVVVARARAGGSAVGGGRADGASEAVVAQAGAGGSAVGGRGADGAPVIAMAGGPAFTFGYAEHRELLRAAGAQVRVFDPLRDELPEGTAGLVLPGGFPEEHAAELAANTGLLAAVGALAAQGMPVHAECAGLLYLTRSLDGHPMAGVLDADAEFGPRLTLGYRDAVALADSTLWRAGERVRGHEFHRTRLHVPGTAAPAWGWRGSDGTRATEGALVHRVHASYLHTHPAGNPEATTRFVTAAAEYASSRVGR, from the coding sequence ATGGGGGGTGTGCCCGCGGTGGTGGTCGCGGCGCCGGCGTCGGGGAGTGGGAAGACGACCGTGGCGACGGGGTTGATCGGGGCGCTCGGGCGGGCGGGGCACAAGGTGGCGCCGTTCAAGGTGGGGCCCGACTACATCGATCCCGGGTACCACGGCTTGGCGGCGGGGCGGCCCGGACGCAACCTCGATCCGGTGCTGGTCGGTGCGGAACGCGTGGTGCCGCTGTACCAGCACGGGGCGCGGGGATGTGACCTCGCGGTGGTCGAGGGAGTGATGGGGCTGTTCGACGGTCGCATCGACGAACACCATGCGGGCCCGGTCGCCGAGGGGTCCACCGCGCAGGTCGCCGGATTGCTCGGTGCGCCGGTGATTTTGGTGGTCGACGCGCGGGGACACAGCCAGAGCCTCGCCGCGCTGCTGCACGGCTTCGCTACCTTCGACAGCGGAATACGGCTCGGCGGCGTGATTCTGAACCGCGTCGGCAGCGAACGGCACGATCAGGTGCTGCGCGCCGCCTGCGACCGGGTCGGCCTCCCGGTCCTCGGCAGCCTGCCCCGGATGACCGAATTGGAGGTGCCCTCACGGCATCTCGGCCTCATCCCGGCCGTCGAACACGGCTCCGCCGCCACCGCCGCGGTCTCGGCCATGACCGACCTCGTCGCCGCCCACCTGGACCTGCCCGCGATCGCGGCGCTGGCCCGCTCGACCGTCACCGGCGCGGCGTGGGCGCCAGAGGTGGTCGTCGCGCAGGTGCGGGCTGGTGGCAGTGCGGTTGGGGGCCGCGGTGCCGGTGGGGCGTCAGAGGTGGTTGTCGCGCGGGCGGGGGCTGGTGGCAGTGCGGTTGGGGGTGGTCGTGCCGATGGGGCGTCAGAGGTGGTTGTCGCGCAGGTGCGGGCTGGTGGTAGTGCGGTTGGGGGCCGCGGTGCCGATGGGGCGTCAGAGGTGGTTGTCGCGCGGGCGGGGGCCGGTGACAGCGAGGTCGGGGGCCGCGGTGCCGATGGGGCGTCAGAGGTGGTTGTCGCGCGGGCGCGGGCTGGTGGCAGTGCGGTTGGGGGTGGTCGTGCCGATGGGGCGTCAGAGGCGGTTGTCGCGCAGGCGGGGGCCGGTGGCAGTGCGGTTGGGGGCCGCGGTGCCGACGGGGCGCCGGTGATCGCGATGGCGGGTGGGCCGGCGTTCACGTTCGGGTACGCCGAGCATCGGGAACTGTTGCGCGCGGCGGGCGCGCAGGTGCGGGTGTTCGATCCGTTGCGGGACGAATTGCCCGAGGGGACAGCGGGTTTGGTGCTGCCGGGCGGGTTTCCCGAGGAGCACGCGGCGGAGCTGGCCGCGAACACTGGCCTGCTCGCTGCGGTCGGCGCGCTGGCCGCGCAGGGAATGCCGGTGCACGCGGAATGCGCGGGCCTGCTGTATCTCACGCGTTCCCTGGACGGCCATCCCATGGCGGGCGTGCTCGACGCCGACGCCGAATTCGGCCCGCGACTGACCCTCGGCTACCGAGACGCCGTGGCACTTGCCGATTCCACACTCTGGCGGGCGGGTGAACGAGTACGCGGCCACGAATTCCACCGCACCCGCCTGCACGTCCCCGGCACCGCCGCTCCCGCATGGGGTTGGCGCGGCAGTGACGGGACGCGCGCCACGGAAGGCGCCCTCGTCCACCGGGTCCACGCCTCCTACCTCCACACCCACCCCGCCGGAAACCCCGAAGCGACAACCCGTTTCGTCACCGCCGCGGCGGAGTACGCGAGTTCTCGTGTCGGCCGGTGA
- the cobO gene encoding cob(I)yrinic acid a,c-diamide adenosyltransferase: MPKGVPETVPDDGLTTRQRRNQPVLAVHTGPGKGKSTAAFGMALRAWNQGFDVAVFQFVKSAKWKVGEEAAFRTLGTLHEQTGAGGPVEWHKMGEGWSWTRKQGSDEDHAAAALAGWQEIARRLRDEQHRFYVLDEFTYPLKWGWVDVAEVVETLRTRPGNQHVVITGRDAPPALLEAADLVTEMTKVKHPMDAGRKGQRGIEW, encoded by the coding sequence ATGCCCAAAGGCGTTCCGGAGACCGTGCCCGACGACGGGCTCACCACGCGGCAGCGGCGCAATCAGCCGGTGCTCGCGGTGCACACCGGGCCGGGCAAGGGTAAGTCGACCGCGGCGTTCGGCATGGCGTTGCGCGCCTGGAACCAGGGCTTCGATGTCGCGGTGTTCCAATTCGTGAAGAGCGCCAAGTGGAAAGTGGGGGAGGAGGCGGCCTTTCGCACCCTCGGCACCCTGCACGAGCAGACCGGCGCGGGCGGTCCGGTCGAATGGCACAAGATGGGCGAAGGCTGGTCCTGGACGCGCAAGCAGGGCTCCGACGAGGACCACGCCGCCGCCGCGCTGGCCGGCTGGCAGGAGATCGCCCGCAGGCTGCGCGACGAACAGCACCGCTTCTACGTGCTCGACGAATTCACCTACCCGCTCAAGTGGGGCTGGGTCGACGTCGCGGAGGTCGTCGAGACGCTGCGCACTCGCCCCGGCAACCAGCACGTCGTCATCACCGGCCGCGACGCGCCACCGGCCCTGCTCGAGGCCGCGGACCTGGTCACCGAGATGACCAAGGTCAAGCACCCGATGGACGCGGGCCGTAAAGGCCAGCGCGGCATCGAGTGGTGA
- a CDS encoding VWA domain-containing protein: MSSPESPTGAAADGEAGFPFSAVVGQERLQLALILCAVHPGIGGVLVRGEKGTAKSTVVRALAQLLPPVVDETGARPARLVELPVGATEDRVVGSLDLERVLRDGEQAFRPGLLAAAHHGVLYVDEVNLLHDHLVDVLLDAAAMGRVHIERDGVSHSHPARFVLVGTMNPEEGELRPQLLDRFGLTVDVAASRNVDVRMAVVRRRLDYEADPAGFAASYAAADRAVAERILGARDRIARVALDDTELRRIAALCAAFDVDGMRADLVVARTATAHAAWRGAEAVTEEDVRVAAELALPHRRRRDPFDEPGISEEQLDDAMRDAADEAARERDETSGPADEFDSGEAQQPESRDEAEPSTAEGPDPDDDPDSPPDGPGSGRSPREGRSGAPGSAAAKPPRFEVPGIGEGAPGRRSRAESRHGRVVRSSSDTGTGLHLLGTIFAAAPRQHARGRGAGPLRLAAEDLRGAYREGREGNLVVFVVDASGSMAARDRLSAVTGAVVTLLRDAYQRRDKVAVITVRGQDAELVLPPTSSVDIAVRRLAGMRTGGKTPLAAGLLKAREIVRRERVRDPRRRPMLVLLTDGRATGGIEPVPRARAAAALLAQDGIASIVVDCERGMIRLGLAAELARALRAGYLRLAELTGDSVADIVRAGSGRPGGSRAA; this comes from the coding sequence CTGTCGTCGCCCGAGTCGCCGACCGGGGCGGCCGCCGACGGGGAGGCCGGGTTTCCGTTCTCCGCGGTGGTCGGTCAAGAGCGGTTGCAGCTCGCGCTGATCCTGTGCGCGGTGCATCCCGGTATCGGCGGTGTGCTGGTGCGCGGCGAGAAGGGCACCGCGAAATCGACCGTGGTGCGCGCGCTGGCCCAGCTGCTGCCACCGGTGGTGGACGAGACCGGCGCGCGGCCCGCGCGGTTGGTCGAACTGCCGGTCGGCGCCACCGAGGACCGCGTGGTTGGCTCGCTGGACCTGGAGCGGGTGCTGCGCGACGGAGAACAGGCGTTCCGGCCCGGCCTGCTGGCGGCCGCCCACCACGGCGTGCTCTACGTGGACGAGGTCAACCTGCTGCACGACCATCTGGTCGACGTGCTGCTCGACGCGGCGGCCATGGGCCGGGTGCACATCGAGCGTGACGGGGTCTCGCATTCGCATCCGGCACGTTTCGTGCTCGTCGGCACGATGAACCCGGAAGAGGGCGAGCTGCGCCCGCAGCTGCTCGACCGATTCGGGCTCACCGTCGACGTGGCCGCCTCGCGGAATGTGGACGTACGCATGGCCGTGGTGCGGCGACGGCTGGACTACGAAGCCGACCCGGCCGGTTTCGCCGCGAGCTACGCCGCCGCGGATCGCGCTGTCGCCGAACGGATCCTGGGTGCGCGCGACCGTATCGCCCGGGTTGCCCTCGACGACACCGAGTTGCGCCGGATCGCCGCGCTGTGCGCCGCCTTCGATGTCGACGGCATGCGTGCCGACCTGGTGGTTGCGCGTACCGCGACCGCGCATGCGGCATGGCGCGGGGCCGAGGCCGTCACCGAGGAAGACGTGCGGGTCGCCGCGGAACTCGCGCTGCCGCACCGGCGGCGGCGGGATCCGTTCGACGAGCCGGGAATCAGCGAGGAGCAGCTCGACGACGCGATGCGCGACGCCGCCGACGAGGCGGCGCGCGAGCGCGACGAAACCTCCGGCCCCGCGGACGAGTTCGACTCGGGCGAGGCACAACAGCCCGAGTCGCGCGACGAAGCCGAGCCGTCGACCGCCGAGGGCCCCGATCCCGACGACGATCCCGACTCGCCGCCGGACGGTCCGGGCAGCGGGCGGTCTCCGCGCGAAGGTCGCAGTGGCGCACCGGGTTCCGCCGCGGCCAAGCCACCCCGCTTCGAGGTGCCCGGGATCGGCGAAGGTGCGCCCGGCCGCCGCTCCCGCGCCGAATCCCGGCACGGCCGGGTCGTTCGTTCCAGTTCCGACACCGGCACCGGCCTGCACCTGCTCGGCACCATCTTCGCCGCCGCGCCGCGGCAGCACGCGCGTGGTCGCGGTGCGGGCCCGCTGAGGCTGGCCGCCGAGGACCTGCGTGGCGCGTATCGCGAAGGGCGCGAAGGGAATCTGGTCGTCTTCGTGGTCGACGCGTCCGGATCCATGGCGGCCAGGGACCGGTTGTCCGCCGTCACCGGCGCGGTCGTCACGCTGTTGCGCGACGCCTACCAGCGCCGCGACAAGGTCGCCGTGATCACGGTGCGCGGTCAGGACGCCGAGCTGGTGCTGCCGCCCACCTCCTCGGTCGACATCGCGGTCCGGCGGCTGGCCGGGATGCGCACCGGCGGTAAGACGCCGCTGGCGGCGGGTCTGCTGAAGGCGCGCGAGATCGTCCGGCGCGAACGCGTCCGCGACCCGCGCAGGCGCCCGATGCTGGTGCTGCTCACCGACGGTCGCGCCACCGGCGGGATCGAACCGGTGCCGCGCGCCCGTGCCGCGGCGGCGCTGCTCGCGCAGGACGGCATCGCCTCGATTGTGGTCGACTGCGAACGCGGCATGATCCGTCTCGGCCTCGCCGCCGAACTCGCCCGCGCACTGCGCGCCGGATACCTGAGACTGGCTGAGCTGACCGGTGATTCGGTCGCCGACATCGTGCGCGCCGGGTCCGGTCGGCCGGGCGGCTCACGCGCCGCTTGA
- a CDS encoding GNAT family N-acetyltransferase — MMSTVALKRSWALDLDTATLYQLLKLRVEVFVVEQKCAYPELDGLDLQPETRHFWLDDEGEVIATLRLLEEHVDGVKTFRIGRLCTAVPARGHGYTTRLLQAALAEVGSATVRLSAQTYLVDMYAKHGFKPDGEEFEEDGIPHLPMRKG; from the coding sequence ATGATGTCAACGGTTGCTCTCAAACGGTCCTGGGCCCTGGATCTCGATACCGCCACTCTCTATCAGCTGTTGAAACTGCGGGTCGAAGTCTTCGTCGTAGAACAGAAGTGCGCGTACCCGGAGTTGGACGGACTCGACCTGCAGCCGGAGACCAGGCACTTCTGGCTCGATGACGAGGGCGAGGTCATCGCGACCCTGCGGCTGCTCGAGGAACACGTCGACGGTGTGAAGACCTTCCGCATCGGCCGCCTGTGCACCGCGGTCCCGGCGCGCGGCCACGGCTACACCACCCGGCTGTTGCAGGCCGCGTTGGCCGAGGTCGGCTCGGCGACCGTGCGCTTGAGCGCGCAGACCTACCTGGTCGACATGTACGCCAAGCACGGATTCAAGCCCGACGGCGAGGAATTCGAAGAGGACGGCATCCCGCATCTGCCGATGCGCAAGGGCTAG
- the mqo gene encoding malate dehydrogenase (quinone), translating into MTEKTDVVLIGAGIMSATLGALLRQLQPDWSISLFERLDAASAESSDPWNNAGTGHSALCELNYSPQNADGSVDITKAIDINERFQVSRQFWSYAVENGILGEPSTFINPIPHVSFVHGADNVEYLRKRYDALSRQPLFEGMEFIDSPDEFARRLPLMARGRDFSDPVALNWTDGGTDIDFGSLTQELLAYLGRTGADLAFGHEVRDLAKQSDGSWLVKVRNLRTRETRTVKSKFVFVGAGGGALPLLQKSGIKEIDGFGGFPVSGQFFRCTNPDLIRQHEAKVYGKAAVGAPPMSVPHLDTRVIKGTPGLLFGPYAGWTPKFLKEGKLTDLFKSVKPNNLFSLLGVGVTELGLTKYLVSELLKSEAGKVDTLKEFIPRAVGRDWELITAGQRVQVIRRKGAGGVLEFGTAVVAAADGSIAGLLGASPGASTGVTAMLDVMQRCFPAEYAGWTPRLKEMIPSLGAKLSEDQALFREVWDWTSKTLNLTGDSGNTPKHAGVATNAQL; encoded by the coding sequence ATGACTGAAAAGACCGATGTAGTACTCATCGGTGCCGGCATCATGAGTGCCACCCTCGGTGCGCTGCTGCGGCAGCTGCAGCCCGACTGGTCGATCTCCCTGTTCGAACGGCTCGACGCCGCGTCGGCGGAGAGCAGTGACCCGTGGAACAACGCGGGCACCGGACACTCGGCGCTGTGCGAGCTGAACTACAGCCCGCAGAACGCCGACGGCTCGGTGGACATCACCAAGGCCATCGACATCAACGAGCGGTTCCAGGTCTCGCGTCAGTTCTGGTCGTACGCGGTCGAGAACGGCATCCTCGGTGAGCCGTCGACGTTCATCAACCCGATCCCGCACGTGAGCTTCGTGCACGGCGCCGACAACGTCGAGTACCTGCGCAAGCGCTACGACGCGCTGTCGCGGCAGCCGCTGTTCGAGGGCATGGAGTTCATCGACAGCCCCGACGAGTTCGCCCGGCGGCTGCCGCTGATGGCGCGCGGGCGCGACTTCTCCGATCCGGTCGCGTTGAACTGGACCGACGGTGGCACCGATATCGACTTCGGTTCGCTGACCCAGGAACTGCTCGCCTACCTCGGCCGCACCGGCGCGGATCTGGCGTTCGGGCACGAGGTGCGCGACCTGGCCAAGCAGTCCGACGGCTCCTGGCTGGTCAAGGTACGCAATCTGCGCACCCGCGAAACCCGCACGGTCAAGAGCAAATTCGTCTTCGTCGGCGCGGGCGGCGGCGCGCTGCCGCTGCTGCAGAAGTCCGGCATCAAGGAGATCGACGGCTTCGGCGGCTTCCCGGTGAGCGGTCAGTTCTTCCGCTGCACCAATCCTGACCTGATCCGGCAGCACGAGGCCAAGGTGTACGGCAAGGCCGCCGTCGGCGCGCCGCCGATGTCGGTGCCGCACTTGGACACTCGCGTCATCAAGGGCACCCCCGGCCTGCTGTTCGGCCCGTACGCGGGCTGGACGCCGAAGTTCCTCAAGGAGGGCAAGCTCACCGATCTGTTCAAGTCGGTGAAGCCGAACAACCTGTTCTCGCTGCTCGGCGTGGGCGTCACCGAACTGGGGCTGACCAAGTACCTGGTCAGTGAGCTGCTCAAGTCCGAGGCGGGCAAGGTGGACACGCTCAAGGAGTTCATCCCGCGCGCCGTCGGCCGCGACTGGGAGCTGATCACCGCGGGCCAGCGCGTGCAGGTGATCCGGCGTAAGGGCGCGGGCGGTGTGCTCGAGTTCGGCACCGCCGTGGTCGCCGCCGCGGACGGGTCGATCGCCGGCCTGCTCGGCGCGTCGCCGGGCGCGTCCACGGGCGTCACCGCGATGCTCGACGTGATGCAGCGCTGCTTCCCCGCAGAGTACGCGGGCTGGACGCCGCGACTGAAGGAAATGATTCCGTCGTTGGGCGCCAAGCTGTCCGAGGACCAAGCGTTGTTCCGCGAAGTCTGGGACTGGACGTCCAAGACGCTCAACCTGACCGGTGATTCGGGTAACACGCCGAAGCATGCGGGGGTCGCGACAAACGCGCAGTTGTGA
- a CDS encoding alpha/beta hydrolase, giving the protein MTKETSLAVPGTRTEADGQWRTDVLGPNYQQRTLAFGADPDGEGEAVATLVRYAPGGTIAATAGAVLYVHGFTDYFFQEHLAEHFAAHGYQFYALDLRKCGRSLREGQTPHYVTDLALYDEELNKALRIVRTETGAPVVLTAHSTGGLISALWLNRLNKAHGTAQAGITGVVLNSPWFDLQGPSYYRNIGTSIIKAVGRFRKTLELPSAKASSYGDSLHHSVAGEWDYNLDWKPLHGFPVRFGWLRAIRNGHAELHGGLDIGVPSLILRSRMTKFAREYGPAVDVADAVLDVKQIQRWSGCLGDRTNIVPVDGARHDVFLSSAEPRARAFAELDSWLTWLSAYRAEFGTPDSPCAGA; this is encoded by the coding sequence GTGACAAAGGAAACTTCCCTCGCCGTTCCCGGGACGCGTACAGAGGCCGACGGGCAGTGGAGAACCGATGTCCTCGGCCCGAACTATCAGCAGCGCACGCTGGCTTTCGGCGCCGATCCCGATGGTGAGGGCGAGGCCGTCGCCACGCTGGTGCGCTACGCGCCCGGCGGCACCATCGCGGCCACCGCGGGTGCGGTGCTGTACGTGCACGGGTTCACCGACTACTTCTTCCAGGAACACCTCGCCGAACACTTCGCGGCGCACGGCTATCAGTTCTACGCACTGGATCTGCGCAAATGCGGACGCTCGCTGCGCGAGGGCCAGACGCCGCACTATGTGACCGATCTCGCACTCTACGACGAGGAGTTGAACAAGGCCTTACGCATCGTGCGCACGGAGACCGGCGCGCCGGTGGTGCTCACCGCGCACTCGACCGGCGGTCTGATCTCGGCGCTGTGGCTGAATCGGCTCAACAAGGCGCACGGCACCGCGCAGGCAGGCATCACCGGCGTGGTGCTCAACAGCCCCTGGTTCGATCTGCAGGGCCCGTCCTACTACCGCAATATCGGCACGTCGATCATCAAGGCGGTCGGGCGTTTTCGTAAGACGCTCGAGCTGCCCTCGGCCAAGGCCAGCAGCTACGGCGACAGCCTGCATCACAGCGTCGCGGGCGAGTGGGACTACAACCTGGACTGGAAACCGTTGCACGGCTTCCCCGTTCGGTTCGGCTGGCTGCGCGCGATCCGCAACGGCCACGCCGAATTGCACGGCGGCCTCGACATCGGGGTGCCGTCGCTGATCCTGCGCTCCCGGATGACGAAGTTCGCCCGCGAATACGGGCCGGCCGTCGACGTCGCCGATGCGGTGTTGGACGTCAAGCAGATTCAGCGCTGGTCCGGCTGCCTCGGCGATCGCACCAACATCGTGCCGGTCGACGGCGCGCGCCACGACGTGTTCCTCTCCTCGGCCGAGCCGAGGGCGCGGGCCTTCGCCGAACTCGACAGCTGGCTGACCTGGCTCAGCGCCTACCGGGCCGAGTTCGGCACCCCTGACTCACCATGTGCTGGTGCGTAG
- a CDS encoding alpha/beta hydrolase, giving the protein MKSRQITVGDRAWTVRIDGPESRHSVLLLPDLGDPADVYDQVCARLHNSDLRTVVPESIEGLDAAGVTAILDEIGVPWANVAARGAGADLAWRACAAGFGRFISLVVADRGHPAAPGADGTVADATVRPVELPTTVLVTKNLPRSVADASGRFVYGEFRVVDVDVTNVATEADHELATEIVLRTSTW; this is encoded by the coding sequence ATGAAATCTCGGCAGATCACGGTCGGTGACCGGGCATGGACCGTGCGGATCGACGGGCCGGAATCCCGGCACAGCGTGCTGCTGTTGCCCGACCTCGGTGACCCGGCGGACGTCTACGACCAGGTGTGTGCCCGATTGCACAACTCCGATCTGCGCACCGTGGTGCCGGAGTCGATCGAGGGGCTCGACGCTGCGGGCGTCACCGCGATCCTGGACGAGATCGGGGTGCCGTGGGCGAATGTCGCGGCTCGCGGGGCAGGCGCCGATCTGGCCTGGCGCGCCTGCGCGGCCGGCTTCGGCCGGTTCATCAGCCTCGTGGTCGCCGATCGCGGGCATCCCGCGGCCCCCGGTGCGGACGGCACCGTCGCCGATGCCACGGTCCGGCCGGTGGAACTGCCGACCACCGTGCTGGTGACCAAGAATCTGCCGCGCTCGGTCGCCGACGCGTCCGGCCGTTTCGTCTACGGCGAGTTCCGGGTGGTCGACGTCGACGTCACCAACGTGGCCACCGAGGCCGACCACGAACTGGCCACCGAGATCGTGCTACGCACCAGCACATGGTGA
- a CDS encoding PIN domain-containing protein has product MIGLDANVLIRYLTQDDPEQSARANQVIDGLSESRPGYVTMIVLAEIHWVLRRGYKQDPEAVTDVLLGLLDSTEIVIERADTVRQALRRAADGADFADALIQQLGQEAGCDLTVTFDHNAGEQAGMRLLA; this is encoded by the coding sequence ATGATCGGTCTGGACGCCAACGTGCTGATCCGCTACCTCACCCAGGACGACCCGGAGCAGTCCGCGCGGGCCAACCAGGTGATCGACGGGCTCAGCGAGTCCCGGCCCGGCTACGTGACGATGATCGTGCTCGCCGAGATCCACTGGGTGCTGCGCCGCGGCTACAAGCAGGATCCCGAGGCGGTCACCGACGTGCTGCTCGGCCTGCTCGACTCGACCGAGATCGTCATCGAACGCGCCGACACCGTGCGCCAGGCGCTGCGCCGGGCCGCCGACGGCGCCGACTTCGCCGACGCGCTCATCCAGCAGCTGGGCCAGGAGGCGGGCTGCGATCTCACCGTCACCTTCGACCACAACGCGGGCGAGCAGGCCGGGATGCGATTACTGGCCTAG
- a CDS encoding AbrB/MazE/SpoVT family DNA-binding domain-containing protein, whose translation MTSKGQITIPIDVRVAMGLRAGVRVAFVPTANGTYELVPETRTIKSLKGIVGWSGSPIGLVQMNEAITGNIVEGKQK comes from the coding sequence GTGACCAGCAAAGGGCAGATCACCATCCCGATCGACGTCCGGGTCGCGATGGGGCTGCGGGCCGGGGTCCGGGTCGCCTTCGTGCCGACCGCGAACGGCACCTACGAGCTGGTGCCCGAAACCCGCACCATCAAGTCGCTCAAGGGCATCGTCGGCTGGTCCGGCTCGCCGATCGGGCTCGTGCAGATGAACGAGGCCATCACGGGCAACATCGTGGAAGGCAAGCAGAAATGA
- a CDS encoding cobyric acid synthase yields MRDCRLWRGGGVKGALLVAGTTSDAGKSVVVAGICRMLARRGVRVAPFKAQNMSNNSVVTLDGGEIGRAQALQAKACGLEPSVRFNPVLLKPGSDRRSQLVVRGKATGTVGARDYFRHRRELRAVVAAELAALRAEFEVVICEGAGSPAEINLRATDLANLGLARAAGLPVLLVGDIDRGGVLAHLFGTVAILEPEDQQLISGFVVNKFRGDVELLRPGLDRLTELTGRPTLGVLPFEPELWIDAEDSLSTVADAPVGRQQPPVGTEWLTVAAIRLPRVSNSTDVEALACEPGVSVRWVSEPSRLGEADLVVLPGSKATVSDLEWLRRTGLADALVARAGAGRPILGICGGYQMLGTRIVDPVESGAGEIAGLGLFDLEIAFADPKVLRRSSGHGTAAEVAGIPVHGYEIHHGRVTRNADPAWLEVDGAPEGSVRPALWGTHLHGLLESDEFRRAWLRTVAAAAGRTGFVAAEGTSVDAVRTGQLDLLADLIERHLDLAQLERLVTEGAPPSLPTLHTRASTDIAASSS; encoded by the coding sequence ATGCGGGACTGCCGACTGTGGCGTGGGGGCGGGGTGAAGGGGGCGCTGCTCGTCGCGGGCACGACCTCGGACGCGGGTAAGAGCGTCGTGGTGGCTGGGATCTGCCGGATGCTGGCGCGGCGCGGGGTGCGGGTGGCGCCGTTCAAGGCGCAGAACATGTCGAACAACTCGGTGGTCACCCTCGACGGCGGGGAGATCGGCCGGGCGCAGGCGTTGCAGGCCAAGGCCTGTGGGCTGGAGCCGAGCGTGCGGTTCAACCCGGTGCTGCTGAAGCCGGGCAGCGACCGCCGCTCGCAACTGGTGGTGCGGGGCAAGGCGACCGGCACCGTCGGCGCGCGCGACTATTTCCGGCATCGCCGGGAACTGCGCGCCGTGGTCGCCGCCGAACTAGCCGCGCTGCGCGCCGAGTTCGAGGTGGTGATCTGTGAGGGCGCCGGGTCACCCGCCGAAATCAACCTCCGCGCAACCGATCTGGCGAACCTCGGCCTCGCGCGGGCCGCCGGTCTCCCGGTGCTGCTGGTCGGCGATATCGACCGCGGCGGCGTGCTGGCGCACCTGTTCGGCACCGTGGCGATTCTGGAACCCGAAGACCAGCAATTGATCTCGGGCTTCGTGGTGAACAAGTTCCGTGGCGACGTCGAGCTGCTGCGTCCAGGCCTGGACCGGCTCACCGAGCTCACCGGCCGGCCGACGCTCGGGGTGCTGCCGTTCGAACCGGAGCTGTGGATCGATGCCGAGGATTCGCTGAGCACCGTCGCGGACGCGCCGGTGGGTCGCCAGCAGCCGCCCGTCGGTACCGAATGGCTCACCGTCGCGGCGATCCGGCTGCCGCGCGTCTCCAATTCCACCGATGTCGAGGCATTGGCCTGCGAGCCGGGGGTTTCCGTGCGCTGGGTGAGCGAACCGTCCCGGCTCGGCGAGGCCGATCTGGTGGTGCTGCCGGGCAGCAAGGCGACCGTCTCGGACCTGGAATGGTTGCGACGCACCGGACTTGCCGACGCGCTCGTCGCCAGGGCCGGCGCGGGCCGCCCGATCCTCGGGATCTGCGGCGGCTATCAGATGCTTGGCACCCGGATCGTGGACCCGGTCGAGTCCGGCGCTGGGGAGATCGCGGGACTAGGGCTGTTCGATCTGGAGATCGCCTTCGCCGATCCGAAGGTGTTGCGGCGCAGTAGCGGTCACGGCACGGCGGCCGAGGTCGCGGGAATCCCGGTGCACGGCTACGAGATCCACCACGGGCGGGTGACGCGTAACGCCGACCCGGCCTGGCTCGAGGTCGATGGTGCGCCGGAAGGTTCGGTCCGCCCGGCACTCTGGGGCACCCACCTGCACGGTCTGCTCGAATCCGACGAGTTCCGCAGGGCCTGGCTGCGTACCGTCGCCGCCGCCGCGGGACGGACGGGTTTCGTTGCCGCCGAGGGCACTTCGGTCGATGCCGTGCGCACCGGCCAGCTGGATCTGCTCGCCGACCTGATCGAGCGGCACCTGGATCTCGCGCAGCTCGAACGGCTCGTCACCGAGGGCGCCCCGCCCTCGTTGCCGACGCTGCACACCCGCGCGAGCACCGATATCGCCGCCTCGTCGAGCTGA